The Vicia villosa cultivar HV-30 ecotype Madison, WI linkage group LG1, Vvil1.0, whole genome shotgun sequence genome includes a region encoding these proteins:
- the LOC131617238 gene encoding early nodulin-like protein 8: MAIHNTIFFSLSSLLFTFLQIQTKVFSLQYKVGDLNAWSLPSSSNPQIYTKWSKLHNFTLGDSLLFLYPPSQDSLIQVTQESYKSCNTKDPILFMNNGNSLFNITSSHGDFYFTSGVNGHCQKNQKIHISVGGTGNVDVEASSPNSLPANANAPSYQAAFGNIPVAPSSSNSHHIASNFHVFVIGFGSVIYAMFFGLM; this comes from the exons ATGGCCATCCACAACACCatcttcttctctctttcttctctccTCTTCACATTCCTCCAAATCCAAACCAAAGTCTTCTCTCTCCAATACAAAGTTGGAGATCTAAATGCCTGGAGCTTACCCTCCTCATCAAACCCTCAAATCTACACCAAATGGTCCAAACTTCACAACTTCACCCTTGGAGACTCACTTT tgtttcTATATCCACCAAGTCAAGATTCATTGATTCAAGTGACACAAGAGTCCTACAAAAGCTGCAACACTAAAGATCCAATATTGTTTATGAACAATGGTAACTCTTTGTTTAACATAACATCATCACATGGTGATTTTTATTTCACAAGTGGAGTCAATGGTCATTGCCAAAAGAATCAGAAGATTCATATATCTGTTGGTGGAACTGGAAATGTTGATGTAGAAGCTAGTAGTCCTAATTCATTGCCTGCAAATGCAAATGCACCTTCTTATCAAGCAGCTTTTGGGAACATTCCAGTAGCTCCTTCTTCATCAAATTCACATCACATAGCTTCAAATTTTCATGTCTTTGTTATTGGATTTGGATCTGTCATATATGCAATGTTCTTTGGTTTAATgtaa
- the LOC131644248 gene encoding serine/threonine-protein kinase BLUS1-like gives MGSGSRSYSANPSDYKLLEEVGYGASATVFHAVYLPYNEEVAVKSLDLDRCNSNFEDIRKEAQIMSLIDHRNVVKSYCSFVVDHKLWVIMPFMAQGSCLHLMKAAYPDGLEEDAIGSILKETLKALDYLHQHGHIHRDVKAGNILLDTNGEVKLSDFGVSASMFDTGDRQRSRNTFVGTPCWMAPEVLQPGTGYNFKADIWSFGITALELAHGHAPFSKYPPMKVLLMTIQNAPPGLDYDRDKKFSKSFKEMVAMCLVKDQTKRPSVDKLLKHSFFKQAKPPELSVKKLFADLPPLWTRVKALQLKDAAQLALKRMPSAEQEAISQSEYKRGVSAWNFDVEDLKAQASLVQDEDDIAEITEEDENKFFSSNRDASDSQSRVDQRNSDNAQQDESTLQVGGNEVSQSDKRNGLIAEASASTSEKDVGTSKIKTQAVKVGKTQSGPLVPGTVLGHYLPERGRLFERFENESQLSGEKSNRDIRRAPSFSGPLMLPNRASANSLSAPIKSSGGFRDSSDDKSKANLVQIKGRFSVTSENLDLVKDIPVSSVSRRSPQDSSPLKKSASVGDWMADFKQQMPIGVGQSSNDSANVNIPASVIVPHLHNLYQQTSIQQDLIMNLLNSLQTAEANDASQNGKLPPIPRSSENNGSVETSAPEREQLLLAKISELQSRVTSLTDELTSEKLKHMQLQQQVSAFHSQEQNGEREEGA, from the exons ATGGGTTCGGGAAGCAGAAGCTATTCTGCGAATCCCAGCGATTACAAGCTTCTAGAAGAAGTAGGTTACGGTGCAAGCGCGACGGTTTTTCACGCAGTTTACCTCCCTTACAACGAGGAAGTAGCTGTGAAATCTCTCGATCTAGATCGATGCAACTCCAATTTCGAAGATATTCGAAAGGAAGCGCAGATCATGAGCTTAATTGATCACCGGAACGTGGTGAAATCGTATTGTTCGTTCGTTGTTGATCATAAGCTTTGGGTTATTATGCCGTTTATGGCGCAGGGTTCTTGTTTGCATCTAATGAAAGCTGCTTATCCGGATGGACTTGAAGAAGATGCTATTGGATCGATTCTTAAGGAAACGCTTAAGGCGTTGGATTATCTTCATCAGCATGGGCACATTCATCGGGATGTTAAGGCGGGGAATATTTTGCTTGATACTAATGGTGAAGTCAAACTTTCTGACTTCGGTGTTTCCGCTTCTATGTTTGATACTGGTGATCGGCAGCGGTCGAGGAATACTTTCGTTGGGACTCCTTGCTG GATGGCGCCGGAGGTGCTGCAACCTGGTACTGGTTATAATTTCAAGGCTGATATATGGTCTTTTGGAATTACTGCACTTGAGTTGGCTCATGGTCATGCACCTTTCTCTAAGTATCCTCCAATGAAG GTTTTACTCATGACCATACAGAATGCGCCGCCCGGCCTTGATTACGATCGTGATAAAAAGTTCTCGAAG TCTTTTAAGGAAATGGTTGCTATGTGCCTGGTAAAAGATCAAACAAAGAGGCCGTCCGTGGACAAGTTACTGAAACACTCCTTCTTCAAACAAGCCAAGCCTCCGGAGCTTTCTGTGAAGAAATTATTTGCTGATTTACCGCCTCTTTGGACTCGTGTAAAAGCCCTCCAG CTTAAAGATGCAGCTCAACTAGCACTGAAGAGAATGCCTTCTGCTGAACAAGAAGCAATATCTCAG AGTGAATATAAGCGAGGAGTTAGTGCGTGGAACTTCGACGTTGAAGATTTGAAAGCTCAAGCTTCATTG GTGCAAGATGAAGATGATATTGCAGAGATAACGGAAGAAGATGAAAACAAGTTCTTCAGCTCTAACAGG GATGCAAGTGATTCTCAATCCCGCGTGGACCAGAGAAATTCAGATAACGCACAACAAGACGAGTCCACGTTACAAGTGGGTGGTAATGAGGTATCACAGAGTGATAAAAGAAATGGATTGATTGCTGAGGCATCAGCATCTACTTCAGAAAAGGACGTGGGAACAAGCAAAATTAAAACTCAGGCAGTGAAAGTTGGTAAAACCCAAAGTGGGCCGCTTGTGCCTGGCACAGTGCTTGGTCATTATTTACCCGAAAGAGGACGTCTATTTGAAAG GTTTGAGAATGAAAGTCAGTTATCAGGTGAGAAAAGTAATCGCGATATACGTCGTGCTCCAAGCTTTAGTGGTCCATTGATGCTTCCTAATCGTGCTTCAGCAAATAGTTTATCGGCCCCAATAAAATCCTCTGGAG GATTCAGAGATTCCTCAGATGATAAATCTAAGGCTAATCTTGTGCAAATTAAAGGGCGGTTCTCAGTGACATCAGAAAACTTAGATCTTGTCAAG GATATTCCTGTAAGTTCAGTTTCACGCCGATCTCCACAG GATTCTTCACCACTGAAGAAATCTGCCAGTGTTGGTGATTGGATGGCGGATTTCAAACAGCAAATG CCAATTGGAGTTGGACAGTCTTCCAATGATTCTGCCAATGTGAATATTCCCGCATCTGTTATTGTGCCTCACCTTCACAATCTTTACCAGCAGACGTCTATTCAACAG GATCTTATAATGAATCTGTTAAATAGCTTGCAAACTGCTGAGGCAAATGATG CTTCTCAGAATGGAAAGTTGCCACCAATACCTCGCAGTTCAGAAAATAATGGCAGT GTTGAGACATCAGCTCCAGAGAGAGAACAACTTCTGCTGGCCAAAATTTCAGAACTTCAGTCTCG TGTGACCAGTTTGACAGATGAACTTACTTCTGAGAAGTTAAAACACATGCAG TTGCAACAACAGGTATCTGCTTTCCATAGCCAGGAGCAAAACGGAGAAAGAGAGGAAGGTGCATGA
- the LOC131644249 gene encoding plant UBX domain-containing protein 10-like — MADVADKLAYFQAITGLEDVDLCTEILAAHGWDLELAISSFTTTTSHATTANGGGDDDNNNLQSSSQSEPPLPPPPPGLAWKIIKLPVSVISGSLGLISGAVGLGLWAAGGVLSYSLGFMGLGSGSGLGSGTSSSSAQAPLVSVSAATTEAMDFVAAFERDYGMGRPNFVSEGFMDALQRSRNSFKLLFVYLHSPDHPDTPLFCRRTLCSDGFVEFVNQNFVCWGGSIRASEGFKMSNSLKASRFPFCALVMAATNQRIALLQQVEGPKSPEEMLVTLQRVLEESSPVLVAARLDAEERRNNARLREEQDAAYRAALEADQARERQRREEEERLAREAAEAERKLKEEEEARERAAQEAAEKQAALAKLREEKAQSLGEEPEKGPNVTQVLVRFPNGVRKERRFNSTVTIQSLYDYVDSLGCLEVENYSLVSNFPRVVYGQEKLALSLKEAGLHPQASLFVELSS, encoded by the exons ATGGCAGATGTAGCCGATAAATTGGCGTATTTCCAAGCGATCACCGGTTTGGAAGACGTCGACCTCTGTACGGAGATCCTCGCCGCTCACGGTTGGGACCTTGAACTCGCCATCTCTTCTTTCACCACCACTACTTCTCACGCAACCACCGCCAACGGCGGCGGTGATGATGATAATAACAATCTACAATCGTCTTCTCAATCGGAACCGCCGCTTCCTCCGCCACCTCCCGGATTGGCTTGGAAGATAATCAAATTGCCTGTATCTGTGATTTCCGGTAGTCTAGGGTTGATTTCTGGTGCAGTTGGGTTGGGATTATGGGCGGCTGGTGGTGTTCTTTCGTATTCGTTGGGCTTCATGGGCTTGGGATCGGGATCGGGTTTGGGCTCGGGGACATCGTCTTCGTCGGCGCAGGCTCCGTTGGTTTCTGTATCGGCGGCGACTACTGAAGCGATGGATTTTGTTGCGGCTTTTGAGAGGGATTATGGAATGGGGAGACCTAATTTTGTGAGTGAGGGTTTCATGGACGCGCTTCAGAGGTCGAGGAATTCGTTTAAGTTGCTGTTTGTTTACTTGCATTCTCCGGATCATCCTGATACGCCTTTGTTTTGTCGGAGGACGCTTTGTTCGGATGGGTTTGTTGAGTTTGTGAATCAGAATTTTGTATGCTGGGGTGGGAGTATTCGGGCTAGTGAAGGATTTAAGATGAGTAATAGTTTGAAGGCTTCGAGGTTTCCTTTTTGTGCTCTTGTTATGGCTGCAACTAATCAGAGGATTGCACTACTTCAACAG GTTGAAGGTCCAAAATCCCCTGAGGAGATGTTAGTGACACTTCAGAGAGTGCTTGAAGAAAGCTCCCCAGTTCTTGTTGCAGCAAGGCTTGATGCAGAAGAAAGACGAAATAATGCACGCTTAAGGGAAGAGCAAGATGCTGCATACAGGGCTGCACTAGAAGCTGATCAA GCTAGGGAACGTCAgagaagggaagaagaagaacgtCTTGCAAGGGAAGCTGCTGAAGCTGAGAGAAAGCTAAAGGAAGAAGAGGAGGCTCGTGAAAGAGCAGCACAAGAAGCCGCAGAGAAACAAGCAGCATTAGCGAAATTACGCGAAGAGAAAGCTCAGTCTCTTGGTGAAGAACCTGAAAAAGGACCGAATGTTACACAG GTATTGGTACGGTTTCCAAATGGTGTACGCAAGGAAAGGAGGTTCAACAGCACAGTGACGATTCAATCATTGTATGACTATGTGGATTCATTGGGTTGTTTAGAAGTCGAGAATTACAGCCTAGTCTCTAATTTTCCCCGGGTTGTTTATGGACAAGAAAAGTTGGCACTGTCATTAAAAGAAGCAGGATTGCATCCTCAGGCCAGCCTTTTTGTGGAACTCAGTTCATGA